From one Trifolium pratense cultivar HEN17-A07 linkage group LG1, ARS_RC_1.1, whole genome shotgun sequence genomic stretch:
- the LOC123886550 gene encoding proteasome subunit alpha type-1-B-like, which translates to MFRNQYDTDVTTWAPAGRLFQVEYAMEAVKQGSAAIGLRSKTHVVLACVNKANSELSSHQKKIFKVDDHIGVAIAGLTADGRVLSRYMRSECINYNYTYESPLPVGRLVVQLADKAQVCTQRSWKRPYGVGLLVAGLDESGAHLYYNCPSGNYFEYQAFAIGSRSQAAKTYLERKFNNFTASSREDLIKDALIATRESLQGEKLKSSVCTIAVVGVGEPFHILDQETVQQLIDTFEIVREEEIAPADPEPAAEQGAAADQGGTENQGGAENQGGSPMDI; encoded by the exons ATGTTCAGAAACCAATACGACACCGACGTTACCACATGGGCACCGGCGGGAAGACTCTTCCAAGTAGAGTACGCCATGGAAGCAGTTAAACAAGGTTCAGCCGCAATCGGTCTCCGATCTAAAACTCACGTGGTTCTCGCGTGTGTTAACAAAGCAAATTCTGAACTTTCTTCTCATCAGAAGAAGATCTTTAAGGTTGATGATCATATCGGTGTTGCTATCGCCGGTCTCACTGCTGACGGTCGTGTTCTTTCTCGTTACATGCGATCTGAATGCATTAACTATAATTACACTTATGAATCTCCACTTCCGGTTGGTCGTTTGGTTGTTCAGCTTGCTGATAAGGCTCAG GTATGCACTCAGAGATCATGGAAGCGTCCTTATGGGGTTGGTCTTTTGGTAGCTGGATTAGATGAATCAGGGGCTCACCTCTATTACAACTGTCCAAGCGGAAATTACTTCGAATATCAGGCTTTCGCAATTGGTTCACGTTCACAAGCGGCGAAAACGTATTTGGAACGCAAGTTTAACAACTTCACGGCCTCCTCCCGGGAAGATCTGATCAAAGATGCACTCATTGCAACTAGGGAGTCCTTGCAAGGTGAAAAGCTCAAGAGCTCCGTATGCACCATTGCTGTGGTTGGAGTCGGTGAGCCATTCCACATTTTGGATCAAGAAACTGTTCAACAGTTGATCGATACTTTTGAGATTGTGAGGGAGGAAGAAATTGCACCTGCTGATCCTGAGCCAGCAGCTGAGCAAGGTGCTGCCGCAGATCAAGGTGGTACTGAAAACCAAGGTGGCGCTGAAAATCAAGGTGGTTCTCCAATGGATATTTGA